The Gossypium hirsutum isolate 1008001.06 chromosome D03, Gossypium_hirsutum_v2.1, whole genome shotgun sequence genomic interval tgtccatttttggggtcgatttcaacacttaatacacacatatacacactagtaaagcatcctcccccttttcatcaatttaacacatgcattgctcattaacatgcaaagttacattcggccttagcacacatcttgctagccgattcttctccatttagcaaccaatgcacatatgtgctcacacaacaaaaaatgctaaaaaggaggttcaagaatcatcaagccatcatcacatgcatcattaacaagcttcatattttgcatgcaatggcattaacacaacctccacctaggccaaatcttaactcatcctcatgcctcatcaccacaacatcaaacatcaaccaagaatgattcatccatggtcaagtgccatttccatcacatagcaagatttagaccatgggttaggtagaactcaagctaacaactaaaacatgcatgcctctcatggaacatcatcaaacataccttagcctagctacatgcatggccgaatctcttcacctttcttcttctttcctccttaaaatttttggccaaggatgaaccaaaggatgagaaaatttttctttgtttttctttctagtttttggcaagcatgaagatgagaaaaggatgaacaaaattccccctttctcttgtttagctcacggcaatggggggacaaacaccacacacacatttttttttcttttgttttccatttctttattacccatactccttattttattcttccactaacaaaacatgtttcatgacatgttttacccatccttccttgtcatggccggccactactctttaggggggggaatttgacatgcaagtccccccctttgtccacatgcactaataggtcctcacacattgacctgtcacattttagaattttctcacataagtcctattgactaaattcacatgaaatcaaccaaattgaagcttgaaattttcacacattcataattacatattctacacaataagtatcacattcaaacatttcggtgactcggtttagcggtcccgaaaccacttcccgactagggtcaactttgggctgtcacaaatttggcttgaaattgatagatattgagtttatattataaaaagactaaattgtaaatctaGTTAAGCTTGTTTGTTAActtcgttttcagtgaaatcggaatagtggttttgagactacaaatccgatgagtaaatttttattttattattattttaatgtctatgggatgttattaaggtcgtattaaaatttttttaagaaattttgatgtttgcacgattaattaagtgaaatggactaaatcataaatggtgcaaaagtagagttttatttgttaaaagggcCAAATggctataaaaattttaagtgagtggacttaaatggtaattataccattcataATATTAGTGGACAATGATGGGCATGAATTTGgtgttttgtttagttaataacaaaggataaaatagtaattgaataaattaatgaaattaaaataatgtaaaatgagGTATCATCTTCCTAATGGGTTAGTTccattgaaataaaagaaataaaacctCCATTTTTACACCTTGAAGGTTCGGCTAGCTTAATGGTTGCATGATATGTGATTTCAagcttatttttaataatttctaggttttttgaggtcgttttagcttaatctagctagcccagggatcaatttgtaaaacttttaAAGATTGAGGGTTATGCAATGCATGATTTtgtatgattcttgatgtttaatgatagattatgagtccttattgataaataaataaatttgttaaagggaattttgatgaaaattgcatttaaggacttgtttgtaaaaatagtaaaagcttatggaaaattaatgaaattatggTTTTTATGGGTTGGTTTAAGTCCCTAGAGAAATCGACTAGCTTGAAAGgaggattaaaatgcttagatttcaatttatgagcttaaggactaaattataaaaaaagttaaaatattatgggcaaaaatgtaattttgcacAAATATGAAttgtggactgaattgaataatagaagtatAAAATAGATTGgaattgtctatttagatcaagatagactaCGTACAGATTTAGATAAGGGAAAAGCTAAGGCCTCAGATTAGCTCGATTTTGTTTCTACGTCCtagtcgtcgaggtaagttcgtaggtaCGAATTActatattcattttattcaattgtatgctattatgtatttataattcTATTGAATGATGTATATCCAAATTAATGCCATGACGATTATCGAgttccggttgaaccttaggaattcgtaggatacaaatgacatgtcattagggatttcatgtttcgggtgctggtcttgaatgtcctaccaatggctgaggtcttgcatttgttgtagatactccacagcttgtgtgagcaacatcatgtagcttacatttcgacccacagctcgtgtgagtaggcgcatttcacagctcgtgtgagcaaagatgtaaaggaaatgttacagttatatgtttaagcacatttcgtgtgagctttcttgagtatccgatgatattctagatggttcaacaggcaatgaaagggattgaaatggtaagtttccaaATGGTATTATGCATATGTTCATGGAAAGGATGAATGATTCAAATGATGTCTTTCATAcggaaatgacttatcatgtggttaatccaaatgagttatgtataaatgcactaacttgtgtattgatgatgatgtttaggcttgtgccaagcttgtgggtTGGGTTACATTATGTTTATACCTATTTttatgtaatgaaatggtaagttatgtttcattttctatgaacttactaagcattatgtgcttacgtagtttctttcctatgttttataaatCATCGGAAGCTTAatcagtttggaagctcatcggagatctatcacactaccCAACAtaaatatcggtagtttttgacTATTTTGGCCAagtttataatgacatgtataagtggACTTGTAATGGTGCTTAGTTGAATGTTTAATGGATGAATTGGTATGTATAACTTGTGCAACTTATCTTGGTTGGTACCATTTGATACCTTGCTGGATTGTGTCATTTTGGGTACTTGTGATGCATGAGTGGTATggctcaaatggtatgtttgtagtGATGTGTTAATGGTCATGTTTGTGGCATGATTTAAAAGAAGTTGAATTATAATTGATAATGGAAATGTGACgaaatatacatgtttaggtaagttttgatgtttgcatttgaggtgcctttaatgACATATCGGTTAGTTGATTTTAGGACTCTTGAATTAGTCATTACATGTACATTTTGATAGggttttgatgctttgattatGTGCACATAAGGCCTAAAGGTTTATGCATGATgtggtgttggaaatggcttgTTTAGGGTAAATTTTAGgtctacacggcctgagacacaagcgtgtgactcagtcatgtgtgacacacggcctggcgatacggtcgtgtgtcccctgaagATCTCTTTGCATACAATTCAGTCAGTTACATAGCCTAACACACGACctggaacacgggcatgtgacacggtcgtgtgatcctACTCAGAGAGTTAAACGGATGAAGACACaagctgggacacggtcgtgtgtttgaaggttacacggcctggccacacggtcgtgtgacccttgtagtcaAATTCTTGAAACTTCTTCTtagactttccaaatgtttccaatttagtcccgaatcgtttctaaggtaattttagggcctcgagggctcgattttggggatgatatgtatgtgaatgatttttttataacgTGTTTATGATAATGTATGCAATGTACGTTTAAAATTTCCCTTTGTTCGGTAATGATTCGTAACcttaatccggcgacggatacgagttaagggtgttacaaaaagcttgacacaatttcaaaacatccaaagttaccaaaataacatacaaccctatacatgtcaaAACACATATCACACACACACACTATTTAGTTACTTCATTCTTAATTTATGCCACCTAGCCATACTTCTTCACAAGACACATAAAAAACCAAATTCATTTATCAACACAAACATGTACCAACTaatttcaaaacatacatatacgCAAGTAAGTTAAGCATAGGCTCGAAACATATCAAATTAacatacaaccctatacatgccatttataactaTTAGCCCAACTTattcaaaagctaccaaaatagtcaatggatagtgtgattgtgcTCTGACAAAGATTCCAACCGATTGAGCTTTTCAATGACCTACAAAAATAGAGAAATCAACTAGGTAAGCagctaatgcttagtaagtttgtgtAACAGAACTTAAACTTACCAAGTGCAATAATTAAACAGCTATAAATGATTCCATTTAGCCGTAGTCCAAATTTACTTTTCCTATACACAACACCTCACCAGATTAGTAGGTGAAACAATGCACAtataaatttaaccaaataagGCATATAGCATCTCAAGCTTTTCAAATCATCAATTACTTTCATCATATACTATGtactttcattttcattacctTTCATACCtcaaatttcatatatcataCATAATATGGCATAGTAAATCATGACAATTACCTAATAAGCATTTAGGTTTTATATATCATCCatcacacaaatatatatatatccatttcaCATTCTACACATTTGAGTCCACAGTAGataataagtaaacataatatatattaagaaataaatttcaTGCTTATTTCATTTGTCACATGATAAATTCTCATCCTTTTCATTGCATATGTGCATATCCATCTTTCCATTTCTTATGAACATTAGtacattaaatttttatatatgtttttccattaacctttacttactcattgaatcaaatgaaataacatcaaATACTAGGAAAATACTAATATAACCATTTAATTCTCTAAACACACAACATCACGATTTaacatatttatagacatataAAGTATATATAATCACACCAAGGCATTAACATTCATTATCAAACTATACTAGTCAAATGTTCAACTCGTATTCATACTTAAGATACATGCCTCACTTGAAACGTGTTATCTGAATAGAAAATGATCGGAGGGTGCCATGGTCTCTTTCAACCACTGTCTTATTTATTCTCGtcttgatgccatagtgtctttcaaccatggtcttattcatttcccatcgtgttgccatagtgtctttcaactatggtcttatttctttgattcgtgatgccatagtgtctttcagctATAGTCTTACTCGATAGAATCGTGATGCCATAatatctttcagctatggtcttactcatttctaATATGgtgtcatagtgtctttcaactatggtattATCTATTCCCGGTATAGTGCCAtaatatctttcaactatggtcttaatcATTTCCTTCAAGCCAACGAACTCGTTAATATAtaaacaattagatattaaacaacttaaacaacaaCTAATTGATTTAATCAAGTTAAGAACTTACCTAGATTGAATTGTAATAGTTgcagaagtttagggactattttgcaatttTCCCCTTTTCACGTAAGTCAACAGGGTcttgactaaaatataaaattttccctTTATTATCTTATATTCATATGccaattaatttttcattttatacccttttattttttgaaattacataattgtccctaacttttacaacttttgcaatttagtcccttaactcgaaaatcatcaaattaaccattttatcaAGTTCAAAATTTATAGAAGAATAATCTAGGCCCTTAAATAGTCCCAATTACACCTCTAATTCACcatcaaaccttgaaattttgacattttaacaatttaatccttaaataaaaaactaataaaaattacttCACATAATAACtaaataccacaatcaaagcttcaaacacataattatcataaaaatcAACCAATATTAATCAATtacaacttctaaaatttttaacagattcaaaaacgaaggtatgaattagctggacctagttgtaacaatattaaaaacataaaattcattaaaaacgaCACTCAAAACTTACCCATGCAAGGCTCAAACCAGCTGAATGTTTAAGATCCTCACCTATGGTGTTTTCGGCCAACCATGACAACAAATGGAGAGGAAGAAGCtatctttttctaattattttgttttaattttatgttaattaccattttgccattaaaacatgtgttattttattatttttatttcaattgccGTCCAAAAATAATAACTAGGGTTTAATTTCTACATAGGTCCTCCATCCTATGATATTTAAGCTATTAAATCATCTAAATGTAATAATTatcaagttttgcatcttttacaatttagtccgttttctttaattagttacctaaacgttaaaatttcttaaccaaaatttaatacgacccTAATGATACtccataaatttttaataaaatatttacgggcttggtttatagaaacgaggtcccaatacctctttttttaaaaccacttgactttaaggatttgccacttgaacctaattattcgttcaaataacataaattgtcaaataaaaatttaataatattatatttgaatcataaatattaaataataacatttacagATTCACTCATCGagtttgtggccccgaaaccactgtttttgatAGCACTGAAAAACGACCTGTTACATTTAAGGCAAGGTAAGTACATATtttccatttgaacttactaagcacttaTATGCTTACTCTAGTTATTTTTTCCTACTTGTATATCTTCATTTGCGGAACTCTCGAGTCCAGATCTTTACGGGCATCACACTATCGTCGAAACGGTAAAAATGTATTCATTTTGGTTCTTaaagttgtggcatgtatagtatGATCATTATGTCATATAAATGATCAACCTAATGCGTGTGTTAAAGATGTAATTGTGGCTAAACTTGTGTTTGCATTTTAAGCTTAATATATGCCCAAATTGATGCTTAGTTTGATCAAGACAAATGCCATTTGAATTCATGATCTCAAGCTTACTTATGTTTTATATGTCATAATTGGCTAAATGAGGTGTCTTGGCATGTTAATGTGGAAATATGACTTACAATGTTTAAATTGAGTATGTGATTGTGATTTGCTATCCATGAATGCAAAAGTGTTGTAAATGTGATTTGACATAGTTGGTATAATGTTATGCATTGGTAAAATTGGTTAAttgatgtttatttgaatttggtatgttCATATGGATGCATAAACATGTTTGGTAGGGAGCTTGAATAAGTAACAATGTGATTTTTTGCCAAAACAGGGGCAACGTCGTGACCTTGTGACCTCAACGTTGCGACATAGTTCGACAGTGAGTGGTGTTGCGACGTCCAGATTCCTAAAGTCGCAACGTAACTCACTAACTATCAATGTCACAACGTGGATACTATGATGTCGCAATGTCATCTCATaagtttaaaatcttttcaattaagtccttattCGACCTTGGGTTAACAAcggagctttcgtaagctcgtataagaccccaaaatatttttcatatcaaAAAGTGGTTTATGCTAATGAACATGTTGGAATGGTTGAATTATATTGAAGTTTATTGTAGTTGCTCCGACAACGAATGTAGCATCCTATAGATTGGACCCAATGATATCgtcgggttaggagtgttatatTAAAGGTGAGGCATGGATTTGATATGGACTTTGCTAAGGTTTGGGGCTTAAGTTGTTGTTGAtactatttatttagtttatctAGTTAAGGGGTAAGGGTGTAAAGGTTGAGTGACCAAAGCGTAAACTTGTAAACTCAATAATAGTTTAATGAACAATTTGTATCTTTTTGAAAATgcgtgactaaattgtaaatttacacATCTCACATCTAACGTTTGTTACCAAGTTAAAAGGCCAGTGACCAGCTTGTAACCGTttgaaattgagtgaccaaattaTAAATTTACCCATCACACACCTGACATCCGTTACAAAGCTAATAGGCCTGTGACCAACTTGTAACTTTTGAATTTTCGAAGAGTTCAATAACTAACTTGTAACCTTTTGAAATTTagctaaaatattttttctattctatttttttgcataaatataaaaaataaattatataaaaataagatgatttaACTCTTTACCTatttttattctctctttttttttaaattatacttgtaaaaattaaatttaaagcaagtaatgaaaaagttgaattacAACTAGGGGTGAATATTCGATCGAGTTGAgccgaatcgagtcaaaaaattttgaattagtcgagttgacgaatcctattttaacaaccgaactcaatttgaattttttccgaatcgagtcgaatcgagtcaaaaaatttcaagtcGAGTTGAGTCGAAttaacgaatcttattatttatactcaatattCTGTTTACATAGATCGATTATCttattagtagacaaagtataaacttttagattaattttgaataaaggaaaaaaaggagAGTGGGGCAATTCGGGAAGAAAAGTAAGActaatgggtaaacatttatcaaaacaacgtagCTTTGCAACttgatatttttaacttttaactttagaaaatgtaaacatttatcaaaacaacgtagttttaccttttcttttttgaatttttggataactcgaattaggggtgagcgttcgatcaaaTCGAGTGAAACCATTTgagttaaattagaaaaattaataatgttaaattaaaattttgtacaatATAACTATTTCCATGTTagaacacataaatttgaaacaatatatatttgaaattttttaaagccaaataaaaaaaatttagtatgataaacttgaatcattaatcccttattttgatttcataattattattttattaaattattgatatgtttttttagttttaaaatttataatttttttaaaaataaaaattttaaaatttttataaatattttgaattttaaaaattattttcaaattttgaaaattattttgatcttTTGTTAAGAGAGACCAATTTACTCGTTTCTAAAATTGACAGAGATCAAAACAATATTTATACTAatatgttattcgaattattcgaattgtaaaaattcaactcgactcgaactccGAAATttcttattcgagttgactcaaatAGTTCGAATAACttattcgattaactcaaaatttaaaatttttttcgattttttcaaatcgaataaAATTTTGCCCACCCTTAATTACAACATCAACCCTAGAGAGAATTGGAGCACATGATATTTAGGCGCGGCACAACAGGGGTAAAAAGCTCCAATAAAAAGATTAATATTGTTAATTCCGTTTTCCTTCCCTCTATAAAAAGAGAAGTCTCATTTTTCTCTGCTTTCATGCTAAAGAACAAGAAGAAGCAGAGACCTTGCTAGAAGGAGGCACTTCATCACTTTAACGTTCTTTAATCTGCTTCTTCTTTAAGTTTTTTACGCAAAACCCATATACAATATTcgcctttcttcttcctttttgccTTCCATTTCTATTTCTCTATTGTTTATTtcgaaggaaaagaaaaaggtagataCTTGAGTTAAAGAAAGATAGTGAGAGATGGGCAATTGCTTCCCATCATTATTCCATGCTCGACCAAGAAGACCTATCCAGTTCAGTGCTGCAGCTTTAGGTAATGTTTTAATGGGGGTCTTTTCCTTTCATGCAGtcgtttctttctttcttgaaaGCTTTCATTTAATTACTTCAGATAATGTTTTAGTGGTTTCTTTTCATTTCATGCAgtcgtttcttttttttttcttgctttCTTGAACGGTTTCCGTTTACTTTAGATAATGTTTTAATGGGGTCTTcttatttcatgcaatttctttctttttaagaATCATGGATGGCTACCTTTATCCTTTATATCTTTCAGGTTCCTTGTGTATGCTTTAAATTAATGGCTTTATCTAATAATTGTTACCGATTTATATTCAATTCATTAATGGCATTCTTTTTGGTTTTTATACAGGATTTGTTGTTTTCTCTTTGTGGATTTCTTGATTTCAGGTTGACATAGAATCTTTAACCTAAACCCTCTACCCTTAAATTGTGTATTTGTTAATCACTTCAAGTGGTCCTAAAAACAAGTAGACAGGCACTAATGCTACCATCGGTTTGGTACTGTTTTAAAATGTGAGCAAAGATATATGCTTGCACTGGTAAATTGCCACTTGGAAGGTAGTAATCGATGGTGGCATGTTATAGTATAGAAATATGGAattttttcccttctttgataGTAAATTCCTTGAATGAATTCAATTATTCATGTAGAAAGGTCCTTTTTATGGTTAGAATTGTATGGTTGCATACATCACTGGGCTGTTTTTTCAGTATTTAAAGGCATCATTGTCAACTACTTTTAGAGTTTAGCATAAGATTGTTATGTATATGAACTGATATTGATAAGATTACTAAGATTTATAATTTACGTTCTTTGCTCAAGTTTCCCACCACTAATTCATAATCATATACATCTTATGTGCTTGAAACTTTCTTTCTTGGCCTGCTCCTATGCTAATCTggttattttattgaaaatgatatTTGAAGGTAAGCAATtaaataacctttttttttttttacttttggacAATCACACAATGTACCATTCATCACGCATTGTTCTAGCTCATAGCAGggaaccctttttttttctctttcagtTTCAGGATTTCCAAACCTTCGCCTGAATGAAACAACTGGAAGTGGTTGTATATTATCACCCCCTCTTCTGAAATCATTCACATATTCTGAGCTAGAACAGGCTACCATGAACTTTAGTTCCCAGAATCTCATAGGGGAAGGTGGGTTCGGTTATGTTTACATGGGGTTCATTGATGAGCAGACACTTAGTGCTGCAAGCCCTGAAATTGGAATGGCTGTTGCTGTGAAGAAGCTTAGTCCCACTGGCACTCAGGGTCATGAGCAGTGGCTGGTTGGTTTCTTCATTCTATCATGTTCACTTTCTTTGAAAAATGTTCTTGACTCATGTATCGATTGTGTTGACTGTAGACTGAACTTGGTAACCTTGGGCGACTTCGTCATCGGAACCTGGTGAAGCTTTATGGATATTGCTCGCAAGGGGAGGATAGGCTTTTGGTCTATGAATATCTATCTAAAGGCAGCTTGCAGGATCTTCTTTTCAAAGGTGAATTAATACCTTTTTCAACGTATGCTTTATTGCTTATGATTGCTTTTCGTATTATGCCGAAAGATGTGTGTTTGTTCATTAATTTTGATGCTGTCTTAATTTCAGATTGTTCTCCACCATTGTCATGGGAAACAAGGGTTGGAATTGCCATAGATACTGCTAGAGTCCTTTCTTTCTTACATGAACTAGGGCTTATATTACGAGATATAAAGTCAGCGAATATCCTACTAGATTCGGTATGTTGCCTAAAAACCAAGTTGCAGTATGCTGTAGTGCTGAATCGAAGTTATATTCTACCAACTATAAATGATACTAATTAAAACCCATCTTACATCATTGTTGCAGGATTTCAGTGCAAAACTTTCGGATTTGGGCTATGCAATAGAAGGCCCTACTGGTGATCAATCTTATGTTTTAACTCGAGTCTTTGGTACTGAAGGATATACTGACCCTCAATATCTTGCTACAGGTTACTATGGTTGCCATCTTATGCAATCTTTGTTTACCATAGTCTTTGGTAAAGCTCTTGGCCATCTTATTGTACGAATGAGCTCTTCCAATGTTGTGCAGGTATGCTAAATACAAAGTGTGATGTCTATAGCTTCGGGGTCGTGTTACTTGAACTGCTTTCCGGACGCCAGGCTGTTTGTCAAACAGCAGTTGGTATAATGGAATTTCTAGTGGATTGGGCTAAACCATATTTAGGCGATAAACGCCTGTTATCCCGAATCATGGATACCAAGTTAAATGGCAACTACTCCAAGAGAGAAGCTTATGGTGTTGCAGTCATTGCATTGCAGTGTGTAAGTGAAGACAAGGTCCGGCCCTCAATGGCTGAGGTTTTATCAGCACTCAGACGTCTTCGTCTTCTCTCGGGTTCGCATGCATCCCCAAGTGGTGTTCCTTCATCCTCCGTTGGGTTCAAAGTCGACAGGCCTTGGCTTCCCTTACCTCCACTAGACAGCGTTTCATCTCAAAGATCAATTTCCCCTCTTTGCTCGTCTGACTTTTCGTCCCCAAGACATGTTCCTTCATCCCCAAGCAATGGTCCTCGGTCCTCCCTTTCGTCCCAAAGCGATGGACCTCCCTTTAGCTTAAGAGAGTTACGCAGGCAACTCTTCTCTCGCCAAGACAGAGGTTCATCTGGAAGAACAATTTCCCCACCCTTGGCTTCCACTTTATCCACAAGCGATCTTCCTTTGTCCTTCCTTGGGTCTCCAAGCAGTGTATCCGGGCTCGTCTCTCCCTCAAGTGATGTACCTCAAGTGAAGAGTTCCAAATACAATAACAAGTACCCTTTGAAAGGGGCTTTATGGAATTCATTTTAGTTTAATGCAAGGTGCCAAAAACAAAGAAGTGGGGTAAAATTTGGTTAGGTAGAGGATTATTTGGATTTCGTATACAACATAATACCATTTGCAGAAGCTTTTATGCAACAAATTTCATGAATGGTTTCgtataagaaaatggaaatctTCAGTTGCTTGATATGTGGACAAGGAAGGTTTAATATTTTACATACTGAATCAATTAAGTCAAAATCATATTCCATTTATTTGGTggtttttattactaattctgcTGAAA includes:
- the LOC107950730 gene encoding probable serine/threonine-protein kinase PBL18; its protein translation is MGNCFPSLFHARPRRPIQFSAAALVSGFPNLRLNETTGSGCILSPPLLKSFTYSELEQATMNFSSQNLIGEGGFGYVYMGFIDEQTLSAASPEIGMAVAVKKLSPTGTQGHEQWLTELGNLGRLRHRNLVKLYGYCSQGEDRLLVYEYLSKGSLQDLLFKDCSPPLSWETRVGIAIDTARVLSFLHELGLILRDIKSANILLDSDFSAKLSDLGYAIEGPTGDQSYVLTRVFGTEGYTDPQYLATGMLNTKCDVYSFGVVLLELLSGRQAVCQTAVGIMEFLVDWAKPYLGDKRLLSRIMDTKLNGNYSKREAYGVAVIALQCVSEDKVRPSMAEVLSALRRLRLLSGSHASPSGVPSSSVGFKVDRPWLPLPPLDSVSSQRSISPLCSSDFSSPRHVPSSPSNGPRSSLSSQSDGPPFSLRELRRQLFSRQDRGSSGRTISPPLASTLSTSDLPLSFLGSPSSVSGLVSPSSDVPQVKSSKYNNKYPLKGALWNSF